In Zingiber officinale cultivar Zhangliang chromosome 6A, Zo_v1.1, whole genome shotgun sequence, a single genomic region encodes these proteins:
- the LOC121998202 gene encoding protein transport protein Sec61 subunit gamma, translating to MDALDSVVDPLREFAKDSVRLVKRCHKPDRKEFTKVAVRTAIGFVVMGFVGFFVKLIFIPINNIIVGSG from the exons ATGGACGCTTTGGACTCCGTGGTCGATCCCCTGAGAGAGTTCGCCAAGGACAGCGTACGCCTTGTCAAACGCTGCCACAAGCCCGACCGCAAGG AGTTCACCAAGGTTGCTGTCCGCACTGCGATTGGCTTCGTGGTAATGGGGTTCGTCGGGTTCTTCGTCAAGTTAATATTTATCCCGATCAACAACATCATCGTCGGTTCTGGTTAG
- the LOC121998201 gene encoding probable xyloglucan glycosyltransferase 2 — translation MASRSGFSRWWAREKRQQQKGTPVVVTMENPNYSVLEIAATGDEAFPATDKGRGKNAKQFTWVLLLKAHHAAGRLASAAALLWALPGAIGKRLVSHRRVDDASEKPHLLLKLIKGLLFFSLAALAFELVAYWNRWHFRQPELHLPEAIEIQGWIHSAYLSWLSFRINYIAYPIQILSNMCIVLFIIQSLDRLFLCFGCFWIRLKKIKPKAEDDGYKYHPMVLVQIPMRNEREVYEQSISAVCKIDWPRDRLLIQVLDDSDDGAIQLLISTEVSKWSRRGVNIVYRHRSATTGYKAGNLKSAMSCEYVKDYEFVAIFDADFQPNPDFLKLTIPHFMGNPELGLVQARWSFVNTNENLLTRLQNINLAFHFEVEQQVNGVFLNFFGFNGTAGVWRIRALEDSGGWLERTTVEDMDIAVRAHLHGWKFVFLNDVKVLCEVPESFEAYRKQQHRWHSGPMHLFRICFPAIIASKISTWKKANLILLFFLLRKLVLPFYSFTLFCVILPLSMFVPEAQLPVWVICYVPIVMSFLNILPALRSSPFIVPYLLFENTMSVTKFNAMVSGLFQLGSSYEWVVTKKVGRSSESDLLPAAAVSKISKLQHVKANKIYKKELALSFLLLTAAVRSLLSAQGVHFYFLLFQGVSFLVVGLDLIGEQMS, via the exons ATGGCTTCAAGGTCGGGGTTTTCCAGGTGGTGGGCGAGGGAGAAGCGGCAGCAGCAGAAGGGCACGCCGGTGGTGGTGACGATGGAGAATCCTAACTACTCCGTTCTCGAGATCGCAGCCACCGGCGACGAAGCGTTCCCCGCCACGGACAAGGGCCGCGGCAAGAACGCTAAGCAGTTCACCTGGGTGCTTCTCCTCAAGGCCCACCACGCCGCCGGCCGCCTTGCCTCGGCGGCAGCGTTGCTGTGGGCGCTGCCGGGAGCCATCGGTAAAAGGTTGGTTTCCCATCGCCGCGTTGACGATGCTTCCGAAAAGCCCCATTTGCTGCTGAAGCTAATCAAGGGCCTCCTGTTCTTCTCCCTGGCCGCACTGGCGTTCGAGCTCGTTGCGTACTGGAACCGGTGGCACTTCCGGCAGCCAGAATTGCATTTGCCGGAGGCGATCGAGATCCAGGGGTGGATCCACTCCGCCTACCTCTCATGGCTTTCCTTCCGAATTAACTACATTGCTTACCCAATCCAAATCCTGTCAAACATGTGCATAGTTTTGTTCATCATACAGTCTCTGGACAGGCTCTTCTTGTGCTTTGGCTGCTTCTGGATCAGATTGAAAAAGATCAAACCAAAGGCCGAAGACGATGGCTACAAGTACCACCCTATGGTTCTTGTCCAAATTCCTATGCGTAATGAGAGAGAG GTGTATGAGCAATCGATCTCTGCTGTTTGCAAAATCGATTGGCCGAGAGATCGATTGCTGATTCAAGTGCTCGACGATTCTGATGATGGAGCCATCCAGCTACTCATCAGCACTGAGGTTTCCAAATGGAGTCGGAGAGGCGTAAACATAGTGTACCGACATCGGTCGGCGACGACCGGTTACAAGGCCGGCAATCTCAAGTCCGCTATGAGCTGTGAATACGTGAAGGACTATGAGTTCGTCGCGATATTTGACGCTGACTTCCAGCCCAATCCTGATTTCCTCAAGCTCACCATTCCACACTTCATG GGGAATCCTGAGCTGGGACTGGTCCAGGCGAGATGGAGCTTCGTAAACACCAACGAGAATCTATTGACTCGCCTTCAAAATATCAATCTCGCCTTTCACTTCGAAGTCGAGCAACAGGTCAACGGcgtcttcttgaacttcttcggATTTAACGGGACGGCGGGCGTATGGAGAATCAGGGCGCTGGAGGATTCGGGAGGATGGCTTGAGAGAACGACCGTGGAGGACATGGACATTGCTGTTCGCGCTCACCTCCATGGTTGGAAGTTCGTCTTCTTAAATGATGTAAAG GTGTTATGCGAAGTCCCTGAATCTTTCGAGGCGTACCGGAAGCAGCAGCATCGGTGGCACTCCGGACCGATGCATCTATTCCGGATATGTTTTCCGGCTATCATAGCTTCCAAG ATTTCAACGTGGAAGAAGGCAAACTTGATTCTTCTATTCTTTCTATTAAGGAAGTTAGTTCTTCCTTTCTATTCATTTACATTGTTTTGTGTAATTCTTCCACTGTCCATGTTCGTCCCGGAGGCCCAACTGCCTGTTTGGGTCATCTGCTACGTGCCCATCGTAATGTCTTTCCTCAACATTCTTCCGGCGTTGCGATCGTCCCCCTTCATCGTGCCTTACCTTCTCTTCGAAAACACCATGTCGGTGACCAAATTCAATGCCATGGTCTCGGGACTATTCCAACTCGGGAGTTCATACGAATGGGTCGTCACCAAAAAGGTCGGCCGGTCATCAGAATCCGACCTCCTACCTGCTGCGGCTGTAAGCAAAATAAGCAAACTACAACACGTAAAGGCCAACAAGATCTACAAAAAGGAGCTGGCCCTTTCGTTCCTCCTCCTCACTGCGGCCGTTCGGAGTCTGCTGTCGGCTCAGGGGGTTCACTTCTACTTCTTGCTCTTCCAGGGCGTCTCGTTCCTCGTAGTGGGTCTCGATCTCATCGGGGAGCAAATGAGCTGA
- the LOC121998203 gene encoding VAN3-binding protein-like → MDFKMNTARPDASLDILSDAWCNSAIQVFQPTVDECSNLFKDKQIVASESYKMALTSKGERNLKVDEGEFKATSQIKIDDLKSWIWLQKAIHPELDYDLCTRQKWFTKIGSWNGKSIKKWLKEIKQKRKDQKRLHEAEIHAAISVAGVAAALAVIAAEESEANKHKSLKESAVASAAALVAAQCAQVAEAVGAKHDEISSAINQAVTARDASNIITLTAATATSLRGVTTLRRRQNHTEKLKGSPLKLLDEFDFDFGRCRTLLAKGDEIHVATPDGKCRIKSVSVILNKDAKVLLKIKKINMLMVLSTAKECFISELHTNPLGDPVQDQDDSYSIEMTTSQGKIELKFDDYIRFKKWITTINHMLMLSVTFSKQGGVSLP, encoded by the exons ATGGACTTCAAGATGAATACTGCACGGCCTGATGCTTCTCTTGACATCCTCTCTGACGCCTGGTGCAACTCCGCCATCCAAGTTTTCCAACCGACGGTGGATGAGTGCTCAAACTTGTTCAAGGACAAACAGATTGTGGCATCAGAGAGCTATAAGATGGCACTTACATCG aaaggagaaagaaacttGAAAGTGGATGAAGGTGAATTCAAGGCAACTTCACAGATTAAGATCGACGATTTGAAG TCCTGGATATGGCTTCAGAAGGCAATACATCCAGAGCTGGATTATGACCTTTGCACAAGACAGAAATGG TTCACAAAAATTGGATCTTGGAATGGGAAATCAATCAAGAAATGGTTGAAGGAAATCAAGCAGAAGCGCAAGGACCAGAAACGTTTGCATGAAGCAGAAATTCATGCAGCCATTTCAGTCGCAGGGGTTGCAGCGGCCTTAGCAGTCATTGCAGCGGAAGAATCAGAAGCCAACAAACACAAGTCGCTAAAGGAAAGTGCAGTTGCCTCAGCAGCTGCTTTAGTGGCAGCGCAGTGTGCCCAAGTTGCAGAGGCTGTGGGTGCAAAGCATGACGAGATCTCTTCAGCCATTAACCAAGCTGTGACTGCTAGAGATGCAAGTAACATCATCACCCTAACAGCTGCTACAGCAACAT CTTTGAGAGGTGTAACCACACTAAGAAGAAGACAGAACCATACAGAAAAACTAAAGGGCAGTCCACTAAAACTTCTTGATGAGTTTGACTTTGACTTTGGAAGATGCAGAACATTGCTGGCAAAGGGTGATGAGATCCATGTTGCAACACCTGATG GCAAATGCAGGATAAAATCAGTCTCAGTTATCTTAAACAAGGATGCTAAAGTTCTCCTCAAAATCAAAAAGATAAATATGCTAATGGTCCTCTCCACTGCCAAAGAAT GTTTCATATCTGAGTTGCACACAAACCCTCTTGGCGACCCAGTACAAGATCAAGATGATTCTTATTCCATTGAGATGACAACTAGCCAAGGGAAGATTGAGCTAAAATTTGATGACTACATCCGCTTCAAGAAATGGATTACAACCATAAACCATATGTTGATGCTGTCAGTAACATTCAGCAAACAAGGAGGAGTGTCTCTTCCATAA